Below is a window of Actinomycetota bacterium DNA.
TTGTTGCCCTCGCCCACAATGGCTTTGAGCTGCTTGGAGCCCATCACCGCCCCCATGCCCGCGCGGCCGAAATGGTGGCCGTAGTCGTTGGCTATGCTGGCGAAGGGGATGAGGTTCTCGCCCGCCGGCCCGATGGCCAGCACCTTGGCCCCCTTGCCGTAGCGCTCCTTGAGGACGTCGGTGGTCTCGTAGGTGTCCATGCCCCAGAGGTCGTCGGCGGGAAGGAGGTCCGCGGAGTCCTCGCCCAGCAGCAGGAACACCGGGCTCGCCGCCTTGCCCTTCAGGATCACCGCGTCATAGCCGCACCGCTTGAGCTCGGGGCCGAAGTTGCCCCCGCAGGAGGCCTGTCCCCAGATGCCGGTGAGGGGAGAGCGCGCTCCCACCGTGAGGCGGCTGGAGCCGGAGAAGCCGATGCCCGTGAGAGGACCGGCGGCGAAGATGAGCAGGTTGTCCGGATCCAGGGCTCCCGCCTCCAGGTTTCCCCGCTCGAAGAGCAGCCTGGCCGCCAGGCCCGCCCCACCGATATAGTCACGGTAGGTCTGCTCGGGGATCTCTATCTCCTGTGTGGACCCGGTCGAGAGGTCCACCTCCAGGACCTTCCCCATGTTGCCGAAAGCCATGTGCATCACTCCCCTCCTGGATGGCCGGGAGCGGACGCCCGCCGGCGGCGCGCCCCGGCTTTCTCACTCACTGCAAACCGTTGCCGGCCCCTCTGCCGTCGAGACGGGGTTCAGTTCAGGGACATGATCTTGGTGAGCCTGGTAAGGGCTCCCAGGTGCGTGAACATCCCCTTGATCTTCAGCTCCCGCTTGAGGAGCTTCTTCACCACCGCCATGCCCGTCTCGTCGAAGTACCAGGGCATGCCGTACTTGATGTTGATGTTGGCCAGGTCGAGCAGGGAGGCGGCGTCGGTCTCGATGGAGAGGTCGGGGGTGCCTTCCCTGCCGCCGTAAACGGTCAGGCTACCCCGGTTGAAGTCCATGGTGATCTCCGTCTCCGCGTCCACGGCGTGGATATAGACGCGCGCCTTGAGCCGGTTGAACTCCTTGAGCTTCTCCGGTTTCTCGATGTTGGCCTTGAGCATGTCCGAGAGCATCACCGCCATGGCCACCTCGTCGGCGCCGGGCGCTAGCTTGACATCCGCCATCTGTTTACCTCCTTTTCAGGTCAAGCGGCGGGACCGCGGCCGAAAGTCCGCGCGGGTTCCGCTCAGAAAGCCTTCTTGTACACCTCCATCACCTGCTCCGCCTCGAAGATC
It encodes the following:
- a CDS encoding SCP2 sterol-binding domain-containing protein encodes the protein MADVKLAPGADEVAMAVMLSDMLKANIEKPEKLKEFNRLKARVYIHAVDAETEITMDFNRGSLTVYGGREGTPDLSIETDAASLLDLANINIKYGMPWYFDETGMAVVKKLLKRELKIKGMFTHLGALTRLTKIMSLN